A segment of the bacterium genome:
CTGAACGGTACATAATAGTACTTGAGATCGCCGCCCAGGTTCTGAATGCGGGCGCCGATGGCCAGATCGCGATAGCCAAGCATGTAGATGGCGCCGAAATCGAACGCCACGGTTCCAACGGTTTCCATGTCGATTTTTTCGCTGTAGTATTTCACCGTGGCGCCCATGGACAACTTGTCGGTGAATTGTTTGGCGTAGCTCAATCCGATGATGGCGGAATTGTAATCGAACATAGTTGCGTCCGAGTATTCCACACCTACCAGACCGGGTTGAACGTCGCGGTTGGCTTCAATGTCATTGATGCCGGACATCAAGCCGCCCAGGGCAAAAGTTCCCCAACTGCCAAAAGAGTGGGACACCGCAAAGGCGTTGTGGTTGATATCCGCAATCCATTTGTTGTAGGAAAAGGTAACCTGGGTTTCCCCTTCCGGCAACGAGATACCGGCAGGGTTCCAAAATACCTGATTGACGTCGTTGGTCACAGTCGTGATGGCCGAACCGATACCGACCGCTTTGGCGCCGACGCCCACTTTCAGAATCGACGCGCCCGAGATTCCCGTTTTTTTCATGGTCTGCGGGAAGGCGGCAACGGCAAGCACCAGCAGAAAGACGACCAACAGCGTGGAGATTGATTTATGTCTCATAGAGCATCTTCTCCTTCAAATAATAGGCTGTTTCATTAGACTTAGCGTTGAATGGCCAAATAGCCCTTTTGTTGGCCGCCGGGATACTCCGCTAGCCAAATGTACAAACCGCTGGATACTTCCGGGCCGTCTTTGGTAAACATGTCCCAGAAAATAGCACCATTGGTCGGGTCTGTACCTTCGTACTCAAGCACATCCATAATCTGACCGGACAGATCCAGGATGGTGATGCGGGTGTCGGAGGTCAGGTTGTAGAACTGGATTTTGTGCTCAAGACCGACATCATGAGGAGCCTGCACTTTGTAAGGATTCGGTTTGACCATGATTTTCTTTTCGCCCTTGATCAAGGTTGAAGCAGTGACGCGGGGCGGCTGCAGCACAAAGTTGGCGCCAAGAAATTTCTTGCCGGCCAAATCGGTCGTGGGATACTGAGCGGCGCCGGTGGCAAAATGATAGGTTCCATACCAGCGGCCGTCGCGGCCGTTCCAGTTGTCTTTGTGCGTTTCCAGGCTGGTGAACGGAACGCCGGCCACGGTGCCGGATTCGTTGTCAAAAGCCGCAACATAATACCAATAGGTATAGCCGGTTTTCACCTGCTCATCCATATCGACGAACTGATAGGGATAAGTGGCGCTCTCGCTGCCGGTATTCTTATACTCTGCCTTGGCCAAATCCGCTTTGGGAATATAGGCGATGATCTTCCACGGACCCGAGGGGTTGGCATCCCAATCGATGCGGAAGCTGGCCGGACGACTGTAGTTCGGGTTGATGGGTTTGCTGTAGCGGGCTTCCAGCTGGTCATCGGTGGCGCCGATGTCGGCAGCGGTCTGATGATGGTAGTTATCCAGATAGCGGATGCCGAACTTTTCATAATTGACTTTCGGATAAGCCGTAGTACGATAAATCTTGTAACCGGCAAAATCCGGCGCAGATTCGGCTACTTTATTCCAGATGACCTGGGTCTTGTAACCGCCCTGGGCTTCCACCGCGTTCAGCTTCATATCCGGCATAGGCGGAGGCACCGGCAGATTCCAGCCGTTTGCATAGGCATAACGGGCGGTTTTCAGGGATTGACGCATGCCGGCAAGACGATAGCCGGCGTATTCAACCCAGACGATGGTCATGGTTTCGCCGACTTTTAATGAAAAGGGGCCGACGCCGTTGTTGCAG
Coding sequences within it:
- a CDS encoding PorV/PorQ family protein, producing the protein MRHKSISTLLVVFLLVLAVAAFPQTMKKTGISGASILKVGVGAKAVGIGSAITTVTNDVNQVFWNPAGISLPEGETQVTFSYNKWIADINHNAFAVSHSFGSWGTFALGGLMSGINDIEANRDVQPGLVGVEYSDATMFDYNSAIIGLSYAKQFTDKLSMGATVKYYSEKIDMETVGTVAFDFGAIYMLGYRDLAIGARIQNLGGDLKYYYVPFSLPMVFSFGISMSMIHSDDFSFKGYVDATKPLDVDQMLLGGVEATLLKNISFRAGYKFNYMGMKDDFGPRSSYQIVEKVTRDHWYDQKTYARTDEGLSLGAGITLPYSGHDLIVDYTWSQFDLMDDVNRLSVSFKF